The window attaaaacttgacaaccATGCGCTTGCGAGCGAAAAATACGCAACAGTAGGTCCCCTGAAATTTACATGAAGAGGGCAGAAATTTAGCAACACAATTATTATCCCGAGTTAGTTTTGTGACAGAGATTATATTGCATTTTTAACGCAGGAACATGAAAGGCTGCAAGAAGGACAAGGGTTGAAGACAGTTTTATGTTACCAATTCCAGCAACCTGTGTCATCGACCCATCATCAAGGACAACATTGGTAGGATGAGTACAACATTGGTTGGATGAGCACAAGAAATATAGGTAGAAAACATGTTTAAACAACATGTCATGTGATCAGAAGCCCCTGAATCGATGATCCAAGGGTCCAAAGCAGAAGATTTTTTGACAGAAAAAATTGTACCAGATTGTGCTATCGAACACGATCCGTTAGTGGGGCTGGACTGGACTGCGAGGTGACCGAAGACTGATTCAGGAACTTGCAGATTTGTTCAAGTTGGTCCTGAGTCAGAGGCACTGAAGTGGAACCAGATTTCCCTGTTGCAGATTGAGTTTGATAAGCTttgccatccttcttcttcttcagcagCCAATTTGGTGGTTTGCCATGAAATTCCAACACTTATCCTGTGTGTGGCCAGGATAATGACAGTACTCACAAATGGGGCGGTTGAAAGGCTTTAAATCAAAGTGAGATTTCGAAGAGGACGTTTTTAATGCAAATTAGGGTACTTTCCAGCAAACTTCCTCACGTCTAACTTCTACAAAAGCATCTTCCGAAGATGAGAAAGGATCCCAGGCCACCACGCATCTCATCCAAATCGAGATTGAGACCCATAAGAAAATCAAAGACCCTTTCTTTCTCAAGATGTTTCCGCAGTTTATCACTGCAAATAACACATGCATGGTCTTCTTCAAATAACAGATCAAGTTCTTGCCAGAGTTCTTGCAAATCTGAAAATTACTGAGTGACATATTTCGATCCTCGCTTCATCTCCTTCAGCTTGGACCGAATTTCAAACATCTGGGAAGCATTACCCAGATCCGAATACATACTTCGTCCCACATCCCACACGTCTTTAGCTGTCTTAAACTAGAGGTAACGACGACTTATTTGGAGCTCCATTGAATTAATGCGCCATGCGAGAACTAAGGCATTCTCCACCAACTTACGATTTACACGACTGGTCAGTGGACTTCGGGGTGGGCGATTCGCTGGTTAAATAGCCTAACTTGCCACGGGCACAAATTACAATTTTTACCGATTGTGCCCATTGGAGAGAGTTGTGCCATCGAGTTTGTGACTTGTAACGGACAAAGAGGAGTCGACGCTAGAAAAGAGCGTGACGGAAGAGGGATTTTTGGCTGCCAAGGATGGGCTTGAGAGCCATCATCGGTCAATGAGCTGGAATTAGTGTTGGCCATTTTTTCTTCAATCGAAAAACCATTTAGCTCGTGATACCACGTAAAAGAGAATAAAAACTTTTATGCATTCTGTTACAATAATCCTTGGAGTACATGCCTCTTTTATACTTTCAGAATACAAACCAAAATCCCATGATTTTGGGAATAAAAATCATTCCATATCTATTCAAAATCCtaccaaatataaaaaataaaaaaaatgagttgATCTAATCTAATCTAAATATTTCTTTACTACCCGATCCCACCCCTACAGCTGATATGTTATGACTCTCAAGTGTAAAGTACAAATCTGTCCCTATATATCTGTAAATGCTTCACGTGTGTCACAATATAAATTGCAGAAACAAGAGCAAGCATGGGATTTATAAATGATCCAAAGTACATGACAGAGATCGGGACCACTAAGTATACTGAAAAACAAGACCCAATGGTTAACATATTACCCCAACATTTTAagtatttttcaaagttttaaattatttgaccAGTGCCATTGTTCAGCATAGAACATTACTATTTGAACAGGCCACATAATAGTAGCCAACTTAAATTAGTTTGGACAAACTACTGGTGGGAGAGTTTCATGTATGAATAGATGAAGTCTAAAAACAAGATAAAAGAATAGGGATAAACATAGTAATTTCAACCTCTTCAACTGACCACCTGCCCTCAAAAAGTTGGAAATCACCCTCAACCATCTTGAACTCAATGTCACGCTTTTGACCAAAAGGAAGAGTTTGAAGATCTTTCTCCAAACAATCAATTGTACCTTTTGCATTGAACTTCAGCCCAAGTGCCAAATCCTGCTGACCAACCTGTTAAATGCAATTGAAGTagcatatattaattaaaatccaGGAAGTGAATGGGAGTCAATTGTTCGgtttcattttttgttttgaaaaatagaaattagCAACTTCCAAAGAATGTTACGGTTTGGTTTCTATTAAAAATCTTCCCATACACAAATAAGAAAAGCACAAACAGcgagaaatataaaaaaactgaAAAGTAATTGAGCAATAAGCAGAACAGACAAGAGGAAGATAATTAAACTGAGATCTGATGATCAACTTTCAAACGGGTGTGAAGAGTGAAAATTTTATTAGAATCTATCTTGATGAAAATTATAGTCATTTACTTCTAGGCCCCCATTTTAATTCAGATGAAtacaatcaataccataaatgGGTATGTTAATGGCAGACCTGAAATAGACGTGCAAAGTTATCTCCCTTCTCAAGTAACTGGCTGACTACAAGGCCGGGAATGAAATCAGCCAATCTTTCATAATCAGTCAGCACCTCCCACAGTGTTTGGAGGTTGGCCTGCACGACTATCTTTGACCTGATTCTCCGACTGTTCTTTCCTGTGGTCTCTATTTCTATCTCGATGTTATCCTCCTGATTTTCTGAGACAAGTGATGAGTCATTAGTGTCTGGTTCCCTGTCTTCATCACCGTCATTATCAGCAACTGGAGTGTTTCTAGGATTACCGCCAGCAAAAGCCCTAAGTTTGAGTATACAGAATCTTGAAAAATTTAAGAAGTGATTCATAATAAGTTTTGGCTTGACAGCAATAACAAAgtaaatgctgttttatatacAATTTCCAAAGCAGTTTACAAGCAAAATGTGCATACAAGTTCCCACATTCATTAAAAATTCTTGATTTCTTCTTTGTTTAAGGATACCATCACTTATATGCAAATAATTTACCAGTTATCAAACGGACTTGATAtacaaataaaagtaaaaaagaaTACTCGTGTCGTCCAGAAAAAGGGAGGTGTTATAAacacaaaaaaggaaaaaaagcaACATTCTGAAGTTTTGGTCCACGTGGTCGCCAGTTTTCCATGAAAAAACGGGCCATAGATGTTCAAGATTCCTTTTAGCAAATACAGTTATATGAAAAACCACTAGACTTAATacagatgaaaaaaattaagatataaaatcaatttagGTTAGTGATCAGACATTGTTTGCTGTGTATTTAAAGTGTGGACAAAATgcgtaaaattaaaaatttgaaaaaaaaagatagagACTTATGTTATTGCCTATCAACAAATCATAAGTCAACTTCCAAgtcaaatgaaaagaaaaaatgattgcACGCCGCACAACCAAATGAGAAGAGCATATATGGGAAGTAAGTACCAAGTAACAATACTGGGAGAGTAAACAACGTCATGGGGCTGAAATTTCCTAGTAGTGACTAGAAAAGTGGATTTTGCAACTGATAATCTGGGGATTGTATTTGTAGTAGCATAAGACAGAGTTGCAGCTGTAAAGAACAGTGAGGCCATTGCTTCTGcaaaaccataaaaaaaatatatttatatatatatatatatatatgtcagtAATTAATTGGATGTTTCCGTAACATTGCATTTCTCAGTAAAATAGTGGCAGCAATTATAGCCAGTTCAGCATTCTTAGTTAGCAATGGCACACACCACAAAAGAAAGATGCATTGCAGCAAATATGCATTGTGTGCTAAAGTTAATTAAGAAAGAGCTTCATGCAACACTTTATCCCTCAGTGGTTCAATCGCAGGCTTTTAAAGTGCAGAATCAAATATGGATTTATACCTTATCATTCAGTTGAacatttctatttatttattaataaatttcgTTTAATATAAAAAGGTGCTGCATCAATAACAATAACTGGGAGGCCAGGTAAAACTTTGATCAAAACAATGCTGATGGACATCAGTGCAATTGAGAGGAATTTTTTGACATAGTTGtccaaaaaacaaaatttttacaaacattTCGCTAACAATTAATAGTTTTGGGTAaatttttcacctttcagagaATCTCATCACAAAAAACTTTAGTTTGGTCCAAGTAGTGCGTCTAAAATGTCTTATAAGAAGTATATTAAGGACTAGAAAACTACTGATTCATCATCATTGTAATATTCCAATTCTTCGATAGAATGTGGATTCTTTGGAATGACCATCAAACCATTAATTTGGTTGTTGCTTAAAGTGAAAACTATTCTCAAAATACAGTTCTGTAATTCGTTATTTATAAACCACTGACCTTAAACTGTAGACTTTGATAAGCATGTACTTATATTTAGATATGAACAGCCAATGAAATTTTAATCGCTAATCTATgacatatttaataatttttccaGGCGTCCTTtccttccttttcttttccCATTGGTGAAATCCTCTGGTTATCTTCTCCTGACCATCGCACCATAAGAAAAAACTCACCAAAACCTACATTTATTCTATATCTACACTAGCAGCAACCTTCGCTTACATTTCTAGCTCATGacataaccaaaaaaaatttctgcatattttcatcaatttgTTTCAACATTTGCCTCAAAATTCAATTGGACATCGCAGATTTCTTATTTAATAAACTTCAATTTTAAACCCTCCCAAACAAATGTTAATCTCAGACGTGATAGGAGTTGGTGAAAGCTAAATATATTTATCCACAAGCTCACTTAGATCATCTCATGGAACATATTACCGACATAATATTCAACTTTGAATCTCAACCCAAATCACAGAAATTCCATTCACAagttaaaaaaaaggaaaatattgcAAACTAGTTTCGAATTAGTACCTCCTGTAGTCACTTTACTACCGGAATACTTGGAGGAGGAGCCAGCNCGATACTCAtataggtgtgcacggtaggtgtgcaggatatcaaaactatatatatacacaattattctaatttttttattgttttgtagatattataatttcATGACCagtgattttattatcataacAAATTTTCACttacatgcataaaataaaatataaatataatttgttaattatttaatttttcaaataattttgtttggctatgatttttttttttaaaatgaaggTTTTTAAATACTTGACGTTAGAACTAAAATTTATCTAAAATTTGATGATAAAATTgctaaaattaaattacataacTGCAGGTTGCTGGACTACCCAAGGTCAGGTGGACTGTTTAGATTGTTGGACAAGCTTGTTGGATTTGCTGTTACATGATATTTCTCAACTCATCCAATTGTTGTCAAAACTGCTAATACTTGAAGTCGCCTTGCTGCTCTTACAAGTTGAGAGTTGAGCCAGACAGCTAACAAATGACAAGTACAACATAGCACACCACACCAGTTGAGTTATTCATAACTCGATCGAGAAGATAAAGACAGATATATGCAAGTGTAACGTCCTGAAAATTCGAAGGTCCACGCCAACTATATGAATActagttattaaattctttgtgtatctcaattaattattttaatgcataaaataattatgttgGGCATGttgatatgtttaaaatatatttttctacattgttgcataaaaatgtatttttaaaggatattcgagttgtgatcgaggaacggagatcgagagctgaaaaaacataaaagtttttattaaataattatttttaattgtttaaaatatggttgatggtttttcatattttttgaaaaataaggagttttgaggtgattttatacgccgagacttaaattttatcggtattgatttttcaacaaaaataccaATTTTTGGCAACCcagctattaaattcacaaacttatttaaacaaaactattttaatattttaattaaattctaattaagcattAATGTGCCTAAATttatgcttaataggcctaaatccttgttagtaaaatatttaattacataatatgTAAACCCTCCCCATTAACAACACCACCCCACGCCTCAAATCTGAATTTTTCTCCCCAAACTCCTCCAAATACACCAACTCACACACACaacaatttgaagaaaaattcgaAAGTCAAGGAAGAGTTtaagccaaggttcttgccaCGTTCTTCACAATCGTCAACGagaattcgtgcgtttaaaacgcaaaggcacgcatacttctttccttcaaaacatcatcacaccataatatgtttTTGTGCATGAAAAGCATGGAAAACAAGTATCGCTTTGAATTATTTTCGGATTTATGGTATATGTCAAACTTTTTGCTtgtattttccttcaaaaatcatgtttttgtatCGTTTAAGGGCCGCCATGATATAGGTTATGGTTAAGCATGGTTTTACACGATTTTTAGAGTCCTAAGATCACACACAAACGCTGCAAAAACAAGCAGAACACAAGCTAGAACCAAATCTGGCAGAAGTGATCATGTGGTTCGGTTTTGGGTCATAGGGGCTCGGTTGGGTCTTGGCTTGGGTCAGGGCTTAGCCAGGGTCCGTGAAAGGTcaagggtagagtcctagccatgctaggactcgattCATGGGctagggaaggagtcctagcttgataggactcctacccgagagccaAGGAAATTTCGTGCAAGGTTCAGTGCTTGCGCAGGGACGAGGGCTCGGTCTGGGGGACAACGGGTTGGGCTAGGGTGactccttagggtcctaggtgagtGCTTGAGAGGCCGGTTCAGGGGCTGAGTCGATGGCTAGGGTCCTAGGCACAAAAACTTAGAGTCCTAGTGCATGTGGGTTCTCGGCCATGGCAAGGTTCAGGTTTTGTGTTCGGTTCTGAGGCTGGGGTCGAGTCCTATGGGTTGGCTTGGGTCCAGTAGGTTCCTAA of the Primulina huaijiensis isolate GDHJ02 chromosome 1, ASM1229523v2, whole genome shotgun sequence genome contains:
- the LOC140982527 gene encoding uncharacterized protein, which encodes MASLFFTAATLSYATTNTIPRLSVAKSTFLVTTRKFQPHDVVYSPSIVTWAFAGGNPRNTPVADNDGDEDREPDTNDSSLVSENQEDNIEIEIETTGKNSRRIRSKIVVQANLQTLWEVLTDYERLADFIPGLVVSQLLEKGDNFARLFQVGQQDLALGLKFNAKGTIDCLEKDLQTLPFGQKRDIEFKMVEGDFQLFEGRWSVEEVVKCNPEDLKTDSVRELQTRLVYIVDVKPKLWLPVRLVEGRLCREIRRNLSCIRQEAERVFQSANSAL